A genomic region of Kribbella sp. NBC_00382 contains the following coding sequences:
- the thiO gene encoding glycine oxidase ThiO, which produces MAERTCDVVIIGAGLIGLATAWRLAADGIQVTVCDPTPGSQTSSVAAGMLAPVTEVEYGEDALLALNLASVAAWPSFAAELEQLTGESAGLHRTGTLSVAYDVDDAAAIRRLADYQRRLGLEVEELSGREARKREPLLAAGVTAGVWVPGDHSVDNRQAVSTLLRAAELSGVALVRQRVNRVLITGTTAVGVELEDGSTIHAGHVIAAAGPWSSQLDGIPAELRVPVRPLKGEILRLRVPPAYRPALSHTVRATARGFAVYLVPRPGGELVVGATTSELGYDTRVLAGGVFALLRDARMILPLVDELELVEAVAGLRPATPDNAPIFGPSGIDGLLWATGHYRNGVLLTPITAQIIAETVHTGVLPALAAPFQASRFTEVRVSP; this is translated from the coding sequence ATGGCTGAGCGAACCTGCGATGTCGTCATCATCGGCGCGGGGCTGATCGGTCTCGCAACCGCTTGGCGACTCGCTGCAGACGGTATCCAGGTGACGGTATGTGACCCGACACCCGGCAGTCAGACCTCTTCGGTCGCGGCCGGCATGCTCGCACCGGTCACCGAGGTCGAGTACGGCGAGGACGCGCTGCTCGCCCTCAACCTGGCCAGCGTCGCCGCCTGGCCCTCCTTCGCTGCAGAGCTGGAGCAGTTGACCGGTGAATCCGCCGGCCTTCATCGCACCGGCACTCTCTCGGTCGCGTACGACGTCGACGATGCGGCCGCGATCCGCCGGCTGGCCGACTACCAGCGGAGGCTCGGGCTGGAGGTCGAGGAGCTTTCCGGCCGCGAGGCCCGCAAACGCGAACCCCTACTCGCCGCAGGAGTCACCGCCGGCGTCTGGGTCCCCGGCGACCACTCGGTGGACAACCGCCAAGCAGTGTCCACCCTGCTCCGCGCCGCCGAGCTATCCGGCGTGGCCCTGGTCCGCCAACGCGTCAACCGAGTCCTGATCACCGGTACCACGGCAGTCGGCGTCGAGCTGGAGGACGGCTCGACGATCCACGCCGGCCACGTCATCGCAGCGGCCGGCCCGTGGTCATCGCAGTTGGACGGCATCCCGGCCGAGCTTCGGGTCCCGGTCCGGCCGCTCAAGGGCGAGATCCTGCGACTACGGGTGCCCCCGGCGTACCGGCCCGCTCTCAGCCACACAGTGCGGGCCACTGCTCGCGGCTTTGCCGTCTACCTCGTACCGCGGCCCGGTGGCGAGCTAGTGGTCGGTGCAACGACCTCAGAGCTCGGCTATGACACTCGGGTCCTCGCTGGTGGGGTGTTCGCGCTCCTGCGGGATGCGCGGATGATCCTGCCTCTGGTCGACGAGCTGGAGCTTGTGGAGGCAGTGGCCGGGTTGCGGCCGGCTACGCCCGACAATGCGCCGATCTTCGGACCCTCTGGCATCGACGGCCTGCTGTGGGCTACCGGGCACTACCGCAACGGGGTACTGCTCACTCCGATTACCGCACAGATCATCGCCGAGACGGTCCATACCGGCGTCCTCCCCGCATTGGCGGCACCGTTCCAAGCAAGCCGCTTCACCGAAGTTAGGGTGTCGCCATGA
- the pknB gene encoding Stk1 family PASTA domain-containing Ser/Thr kinase yields the protein MTEDVGTQVGDRLVGRVLDGRYRVGSRVAKGGMATVYEALDMRLDRIIALKVMHLGMGDDAEFGRRFVAEARAAAKLSHPNVVAVFDQGTDEDTLFLAMEYVPGRTLRDVIRQQAPLPPARALDLLAPVLSALSAAHDAGIVHRDIKPENVLISNDGTVKVADFGLARAVTTTGNTATQGLLMGTVSYLAPELVTDGRADARSDVYSSGILLYELLTGSKPHTGDTPIQVAYAHVHADVPPPSQLVPGIPPYVDALVQRATARDRDLRPADARVFSRQVHRVRSAIEEGLPDDPELTGDLTVPIQQMRQDNEYDDGYSRGNAYVERVEQPPRNDTIVVPYEPAQPQLRPLSATRQGAGGGPGAGGAPVARRPERRGRGFIALIAVLALAIGVGSAAWFYGVHRYTSTPVLLNLTAAEANTEAAKYGLTTKLANQDYSEDVAKGAVMATNPEPGSRIRKEGEVELTVSKGPERYRVPQLKGLDEDAARRALESIKLNVGQISQAYSETIPTGRVIIFSPKFDSVMKPGDSVNLAISKGKRPITVVDQTGKPVREATRTLKKAGFTVTRTDQYDEQIPEGRVISQTPNNGTLFAKDKVALVVSKGPALRKVPNVRSKKLADAEKILTEAGFQVKVEKAPFNLGLNLVAGQSPAAGQMAKPGTTITVTVL from the coding sequence GTGACGGAAGACGTAGGCACCCAGGTGGGCGACCGCCTTGTCGGGCGAGTGCTCGACGGGCGGTACCGCGTGGGCTCACGCGTCGCCAAGGGTGGCATGGCGACCGTCTACGAGGCCCTCGACATGCGGCTCGACCGGATCATCGCGCTCAAGGTGATGCATCTGGGGATGGGCGACGACGCCGAGTTCGGCCGCCGGTTCGTCGCCGAGGCCCGGGCCGCCGCCAAGCTCTCGCACCCGAACGTGGTGGCAGTCTTCGACCAGGGCACCGACGAGGACACGCTCTTCCTCGCGATGGAGTACGTCCCCGGCCGCACGCTCCGCGACGTGATCCGCCAGCAGGCCCCGCTCCCGCCCGCGCGGGCGCTGGACCTGCTCGCGCCCGTACTGTCCGCGCTCTCGGCCGCCCACGACGCCGGCATCGTGCACCGCGACATCAAGCCCGAGAACGTACTCATCTCCAACGACGGCACCGTCAAGGTCGCCGACTTCGGCCTCGCCCGCGCGGTCACCACGACCGGCAACACGGCCACCCAGGGCCTCTTGATGGGCACGGTCTCGTACCTGGCCCCCGAACTCGTCACGGACGGCCGCGCCGACGCACGGTCGGACGTCTACTCGTCCGGGATCCTCCTGTACGAGTTGCTGACCGGCAGCAAGCCCCATACCGGCGATACGCCCATCCAGGTCGCGTACGCGCACGTCCACGCCGATGTACCGCCGCCTTCGCAACTCGTACCGGGCATTCCCCCGTACGTCGATGCGCTGGTGCAGCGGGCCACGGCGCGCGACCGCGATCTCCGGCCGGCCGACGCGCGGGTCTTCAGCCGTCAGGTCCACCGGGTCCGCAGCGCGATCGAGGAAGGGCTGCCGGACGATCCCGAGCTGACCGGCGACCTCACCGTGCCGATCCAGCAGATGCGCCAGGACAACGAGTACGACGACGGGTACTCACGCGGCAACGCCTACGTCGAGCGGGTGGAGCAGCCGCCGCGCAACGACACCATCGTCGTACCGTACGAGCCTGCTCAACCCCAGTTGCGACCACTGTCGGCGACTCGGCAGGGCGCAGGTGGTGGGCCGGGCGCTGGTGGTGCGCCGGTGGCTCGGCGGCCTGAGCGTCGTGGGCGGGGGTTCATCGCGCTGATCGCAGTACTGGCGCTGGCGATCGGTGTCGGGTCGGCGGCCTGGTTCTACGGCGTACACCGCTACACCTCGACGCCTGTACTGCTGAACCTGACGGCGGCCGAGGCGAACACCGAGGCGGCAAAGTACGGGCTGACGACCAAACTGGCGAACCAGGACTACTCGGAGGACGTAGCGAAGGGGGCGGTCATGGCGACCAACCCCGAGCCCGGCTCGCGGATCCGCAAGGAGGGCGAGGTCGAACTCACCGTCTCCAAGGGTCCTGAGCGCTACCGCGTACCGCAACTCAAGGGACTCGACGAGGACGCGGCTCGACGCGCGCTGGAATCGATCAAGCTGAACGTCGGCCAGATCAGCCAGGCCTACAGCGAGACCATCCCGACCGGCCGGGTGATCATCTTCTCGCCGAAGTTCGACTCGGTGATGAAGCCCGGCGACTCGGTCAACCTGGCCATCAGCAAGGGCAAGCGCCCGATCACAGTGGTGGACCAAACCGGCAAGCCGGTCCGCGAGGCGACGCGAACGCTGAAGAAGGCGGGCTTCACGGTGACCCGCACCGACCAGTACGACGAGCAGATCCCTGAGGGGCGGGTCATCTCCCAGACCCCCAACAACGGAACGCTCTTCGCCAAGGACAAGGTCGCGCTGGTCGTCTCCAAGGGCCCGGCGTTGCGGAAGGTCCCGAACGTCCGCAGCAAGAAACTAGCCGACGCCGAAAAGATCCTCACCGAGGCCGGCTTCCAGGTGAAGGTCGAAAAAGCCCCCTTCAACCTGGGCCTCAACCTGGTAGCCGGCCAATCCCCCGCCGCAGGCCAAATGGCCAAACCAGGCACCACCATCACCGTCACGGTCCTGTAA
- a CDS encoding thiazole synthase, with the protein MSDDTLVIAGREFTSRLVMGTGGAPSLEVLEEALVTSGTQLTTVALRRLDPSQQGSVLDVLRKHDIAVLPNTAGCFTAGEAVLTARLAREALETDLIKLEVVADDHTLLPDPVELLDAAEILAADGFSVLAYTNDDPILARRLEQVGCVAVMPLGSPIGSGLGIRNPHNISMIVEAAKVPIVLDAGIGTASDATLAMELGCDAVLLATAVTRAERPALMAAAMRDAVTAGRNALLAGRIPRRYHSAQASSPLDGRATL; encoded by the coding sequence ATGAGTGACGACACCCTGGTGATCGCGGGTCGCGAGTTCACGTCGCGGCTGGTGATGGGTACGGGCGGCGCGCCGAGTCTCGAGGTACTGGAGGAGGCGCTGGTCACTTCGGGTACTCAGCTGACCACTGTGGCGTTGCGGCGGCTCGACCCGAGCCAGCAGGGGTCTGTCCTCGATGTGCTCCGCAAGCACGACATCGCAGTACTGCCGAACACTGCCGGGTGTTTCACCGCCGGCGAAGCTGTACTCACCGCGCGGCTGGCGCGGGAGGCCCTGGAGACCGACCTGATCAAGCTCGAGGTCGTGGCGGACGACCACACTCTGCTGCCCGACCCGGTGGAGCTGCTGGATGCGGCTGAGATCTTGGCTGCCGACGGGTTCTCGGTGCTTGCCTACACCAACGACGACCCGATCCTGGCCCGGCGGCTGGAGCAGGTCGGCTGTGTGGCGGTGATGCCGCTCGGGTCGCCGATCGGCTCGGGTCTGGGGATCCGCAACCCGCACAACATCAGCATGATCGTCGAGGCGGCCAAGGTACCGATCGTGCTCGACGCAGGCATCGGCACGGCGAGTGACGCGACCCTGGCGATGGAGCTGGGCTGCGACGCCGTACTGCTCGCCACGGCCGTCACCCGAGCCGAGCGGCCGGCCCTGATGGCCGCCGCGATGCGCGACGCCGTGACGGCCGGACGGAACGCGTTGCTGGCCGGCCGGATCCCGCGCCGCTACCACTCCGCACAGGCCTCGTCACCGCTGGACGGCAGAGCCACCCTCTAA
- a CDS encoding ribonuclease, producing MINNPRTARIIAAVVVAMLVITLAASLFGCSSSDSATKEKLSKDPVSGLMFVSSADLPKEAQQTLALIDKGGPYPYSRDGIVFGNFEKLLPKQNKGYYHEYTVKTPGEKDRGARRIIAGKSDERYYTDDHYKSFRRIQEDG from the coding sequence ATGATCAACAACCCGAGGACTGCCCGGATCATCGCCGCAGTGGTCGTCGCGATGCTGGTGATCACTCTTGCCGCGTCGCTGTTCGGCTGTAGCTCGTCGGACTCCGCGACCAAGGAGAAGCTGAGCAAGGACCCGGTCAGTGGCCTGATGTTCGTCTCCTCGGCCGACCTGCCAAAGGAGGCCCAGCAGACGCTCGCACTGATCGACAAGGGCGGGCCGTACCCGTACAGCCGCGACGGGATCGTCTTCGGCAACTTCGAGAAGCTCCTGCCCAAGCAGAACAAGGGCTACTACCACGAGTACACCGTGAAGACTCCGGGCGAGAAGGACCGCGGTGCTCGCCGGATCATCGCCGGTAAGAGCGACGAGCGTTACTACACTGACGACCACTACAAGTCGTTCCGCCGGATCCAGGAGGACGGATGA
- a CDS encoding glutathione S-transferase family protein, protein MSAKGEYSRDSDYISTRVTADGRDGYPVEAGRYRLVVARACPWANRAIIVRRLLGLEDVLSIGFCGPTHDERSWTFDLDPDGVDPVLGIPRLQDAYLKRDPEYPKGITVPAIVDVPTGAVVTNDFAQITLDLSTEWTAYQREGAPDLYPQQLRGEIDEVAKRIYTEVNNGVYRCGFAGSQEAYEAAYDRLFVALDWLSERLQDQRYLVGDTITEADVRLFTTLVRFDAVYHGHFKCNRNKLTEMPVLWAYARDLFQTPGFGDTVDFVQIKEHYYVVHTGINPTQIIPKGPDLSGWLTPHGREALGGRPFGDGTPPSPTSGGEQVLAGHGAG, encoded by the coding sequence GTGAGTGCTAAGGGTGAGTACAGCCGGGACAGTGACTACATCTCTACTCGGGTTACCGCGGATGGGCGGGATGGGTATCCCGTGGAGGCGGGGCGGTATCGGTTGGTGGTGGCTCGGGCTTGTCCGTGGGCTAATCGGGCGATCATCGTGCGGCGGTTGCTTGGGTTGGAGGATGTGTTGTCGATCGGGTTTTGTGGGCCGACGCATGATGAGCGGAGTTGGACGTTTGATCTTGATCCGGATGGGGTGGATCCGGTGTTGGGGATTCCTCGGTTGCAGGATGCGTATCTGAAGCGGGATCCGGAGTATCCGAAGGGGATCACGGTGCCGGCGATCGTTGATGTGCCGACGGGTGCTGTGGTGACCAACGACTTTGCGCAGATCACGCTGGACCTGTCGACGGAGTGGACGGCGTACCAGCGTGAGGGGGCTCCCGACCTCTACCCGCAACAGTTGCGCGGTGAGATCGATGAAGTTGCCAAGCGCATCTATACCGAGGTCAATAACGGGGTTTACCGGTGTGGGTTCGCGGGGTCTCAAGAGGCTTACGAGGCGGCATACGACCGGTTGTTCGTAGCGCTCGACTGGTTGTCCGAGCGGCTACAGGATCAGCGGTATCTCGTGGGGGACACGATTACCGAGGCGGACGTGCGGTTGTTCACTACGTTGGTTCGGTTCGATGCGGTGTACCACGGGCACTTCAAGTGCAATCGGAACAAGCTGACCGAGATGCCGGTGCTGTGGGCGTACGCGCGGGATCTGTTTCAGACGCCGGGGTTCGGTGACACGGTCGACTTCGTGCAGATCAAGGAGCACTACTACGTGGTGCACACCGGGATCAATCCGACGCAGATCATCCCCAAGGGGCCGGATCTGTCGGGCTGGCTCACGCCGCACGGGCGGGAGGCGTTGGGTGGCCGGCCGTTCGGTGACGGTACGCCGCCGAGCCCGACCAGCGGCGGGGAGCAAGTACTGGCGGGCCACGGCGCCGGCTGA
- a CDS encoding barstar family protein, producing the protein MTQLRALLSDGLRPGVYRWHSKLTADEVRRTATDAGWSLVHLDTTGVHDKAGFLDVCATAFDLPRWFGRNWDALADSLGDRSTGEPEIVLWDGWRELLDHDHDTVDVALQIFTEDANESGQLRVLLREADDVPDLVTEVPVL; encoded by the coding sequence ATGACCCAGCTGCGCGCGCTGTTGAGCGACGGCCTGCGCCCGGGCGTCTACCGGTGGCACTCCAAGCTCACTGCCGACGAGGTACGCCGTACCGCCACCGACGCCGGTTGGAGCCTGGTGCACCTCGACACGACGGGTGTGCACGACAAGGCAGGCTTTCTGGACGTGTGTGCGACCGCCTTCGACCTACCGCGCTGGTTCGGCCGCAACTGGGACGCACTGGCCGACTCGCTGGGGGACAGGTCGACCGGAGAGCCGGAGATCGTGCTCTGGGACGGCTGGCGCGAACTGCTCGACCATGACCACGACACGGTCGACGTGGCGCTCCAGATCTTCACCGAGGACGCCAACGAGTCAGGTCAGCTCCGGGTGCTGCTCCGCGAGGCCGACGACGTACCAGACCTGGTTACCGAGGTACCGGTGCTCTAG
- a CDS encoding LysM peptidoglycan-binding domain-containing protein, with amino-acid sequence MGNTWRKVLRVTTGFAVPVLAAGVITAGSPGLGQYKVKHGDTLSHIAATYGTNVRTLVALNNLPGNGNAIYAGEVLQLPGKAPKQSPVKKRSQLGRVPYVVKAGDTVSKLAKRFRCSQANLLAANGLKVSDHIYIGKKILIPVKIVAKPVAKKPVAKKSGKKKNNTFAGRTYADHIVSAADANRAALSKRKLPTRAQMRTMIIHTAKRYHVDPELALAISWQESGWKQRVVSPANAIGTMQVIPSTGKFASSFVGRRLDLLKPQDNVTAGVVLLNRLTSAAKLDIAVAGYYQGLGGVRKNGMYPDTKQYVKSVLRLKASFEKGYNPLR; translated from the coding sequence ATGGGCAACACGTGGCGAAAGGTCCTGCGGGTAACGACTGGTTTTGCGGTCCCGGTGCTCGCGGCCGGAGTGATCACGGCCGGATCGCCCGGCCTCGGCCAGTACAAGGTGAAGCACGGTGACACGCTCAGCCACATCGCGGCGACGTACGGGACGAACGTCCGGACGCTGGTCGCGCTGAACAATCTGCCCGGCAACGGCAACGCCATCTATGCCGGCGAGGTGCTCCAACTGCCGGGCAAGGCGCCGAAGCAGAGCCCGGTCAAGAAGCGCTCACAGCTCGGCCGGGTCCCGTACGTCGTGAAGGCCGGCGACACGGTCAGCAAGCTGGCCAAACGGTTCCGCTGCTCGCAGGCCAACCTGCTGGCCGCGAACGGCCTGAAGGTCAGCGACCACATCTACATCGGCAAGAAGATCCTGATCCCGGTCAAGATCGTCGCCAAGCCGGTCGCTAAGAAGCCCGTCGCCAAGAAGTCCGGCAAGAAGAAGAACAACACCTTCGCCGGCCGTACGTACGCCGACCACATCGTCTCGGCCGCGGACGCCAACCGCGCCGCCCTGAGCAAGCGCAAGCTGCCGACCCGGGCCCAGATGCGGACGATGATCATCCACACGGCCAAGCGCTACCACGTCGACCCGGAGCTGGCGCTGGCGATCTCCTGGCAGGAGTCCGGCTGGAAGCAGCGGGTCGTCTCCCCCGCCAACGCGATCGGCACGATGCAGGTGATCCCGTCGACCGGGAAGTTCGCCTCCAGCTTCGTCGGCCGCCGGCTCGACCTGCTCAAGCCCCAGGACAACGTCACGGCCGGTGTCGTCCTGCTCAATCGCTTGACCTCGGCCGCGAAGCTCGACATCGCGGTGGCCGGCTACTACCAGGGCCTCGGCGGCGTCCGTAAGAACGGGATGTACCCGGACACCAAGCAGTACGTGAAGAGCGTTCTCCGCCTGAAAGCGAGCTTCGAGAAGGGCTATAACCCGCTCCGGTAA
- the thiS gene encoding sulfur carrier protein ThiS, with protein sequence MNVLVNGSTEQITAGTTVAEVVERWARSPVGVAVAVNEAVVTRTEWPGTTLAEGDRVEILTAVQGG encoded by the coding sequence ATGAACGTGCTCGTCAACGGCAGTACTGAGCAGATCACCGCTGGAACGACTGTTGCCGAGGTGGTCGAGCGCTGGGCTCGCAGCCCGGTCGGCGTGGCCGTAGCGGTGAACGAGGCTGTGGTGACCCGGACAGAGTGGCCCGGGACGACGCTGGCCGAAGGGGACCGGGTGGAGATCCTCACCGCGGTCCAGGGCGGTTGA
- a CDS encoding ABC transporter permease → MTTHFLGDTGVLLGRSLRHIFRSADTIITTALTPIAMMLLFVYVLGGAIKTGNEKYINYLLPGIMLIAIASGIAYTAVRLFTDMKSGIFERFHSMPIARSSVLWAHVVTSLVANAISVVIIVLVGLVMGFRTSAGPLAWLAVAGILLLFTLALTWIAILAGLSAKSVDGAAGFSYPLIFLPFISSAFVPTDTMPGPVRAFAENQPVTAIVNTIQRLFAEQPVGNDIWAALAWCLGILIVGYLFAIRTYRRQIA, encoded by the coding sequence ATGACAACGCATTTCTTGGGCGACACCGGCGTACTGCTGGGCCGATCGCTCCGCCACATCTTCCGCAGCGCGGACACGATCATCACGACCGCGCTCACCCCGATCGCGATGATGCTGCTGTTCGTTTACGTGCTCGGCGGAGCCATCAAGACCGGCAACGAGAAGTACATCAACTACCTGCTGCCGGGCATCATGCTGATCGCGATCGCGTCGGGCATCGCGTACACGGCCGTCCGGTTGTTCACCGACATGAAGAGCGGCATCTTCGAGCGGTTCCACTCCATGCCGATCGCCCGCTCGTCGGTGCTGTGGGCACACGTGGTGACCTCACTGGTCGCCAACGCGATCTCGGTCGTGATCATCGTGCTGGTCGGCCTGGTGATGGGATTCCGTACCTCAGCAGGCCCGCTCGCCTGGCTCGCAGTGGCCGGGATCCTGCTGCTCTTCACCTTGGCCCTCACCTGGATCGCGATCCTCGCCGGTCTGTCGGCCAAGTCGGTGGACGGCGCCGCGGGGTTCTCGTACCCGCTGATCTTCCTGCCGTTCATCAGCTCGGCCTTCGTCCCCACCGACACGATGCCGGGCCCGGTCCGCGCCTTCGCCGAGAACCAGCCGGTCACCGCGATCGTCAACACCATCCAGCGCCTGTTCGCCGAACAGCCCGTCGGCAACGACATCTGGGCCGCCCTGGCCTGGTGCCTAGGCATCCTCATCGTCGGCTACCTCTTCGCAATCCGCACGTACCGCCGCCAGATCGCCTAG
- a CDS encoding ABC transporter ATP-binding protein — translation MATVEGAAIQVRGLEKSFKELKVLQGVDFEVAPGSIFALLGSNGAGKTTIVRILSTLLKSDAGTATVNGFDVAADPRRVRESISLTGQFAAVDEILTGRENLVMVAKLRHLKNHGQVADELLTRFNLVDAGSRKVSTYSGGMRRRLDIAMSLIGQPQVIFLDEPTTGLDPEARIDVWKVVQELAKSGTTVLLTTQYLDEAEQLADRIAVLHQGRIIANGTLAELKQLLPPAKVEYVEKQPSLEDIFLALVGNDRKEVQS, via the coding sequence ATGGCGACGGTAGAAGGCGCGGCGATCCAGGTACGGGGGCTGGAGAAGTCGTTCAAGGAGTTGAAGGTGCTGCAGGGTGTGGACTTCGAGGTGGCGCCGGGGAGCATCTTCGCGCTGCTCGGGTCGAACGGAGCGGGCAAGACCACGATCGTGCGGATCCTGTCGACCTTGCTGAAGTCGGATGCCGGTACTGCCACCGTCAACGGGTTCGATGTCGCGGCTGATCCGCGCCGGGTACGCGAGTCGATCAGCTTGACCGGGCAGTTCGCGGCGGTCGACGAGATTCTGACCGGTCGCGAGAACCTGGTGATGGTGGCCAAGTTGCGGCACCTGAAGAACCACGGTCAGGTGGCCGACGAGCTGCTCACTCGCTTCAACCTCGTCGATGCGGGTTCGCGGAAGGTTTCGACGTACTCCGGTGGTATGCGCCGGCGGCTCGACATCGCGATGAGCCTGATCGGGCAGCCGCAGGTGATCTTCCTCGACGAGCCGACGACGGGGCTCGACCCCGAAGCACGCATCGACGTGTGGAAGGTGGTGCAGGAGCTGGCCAAGAGTGGCACGACCGTGCTGCTCACCACGCAATACCTCGACGAGGCCGAGCAACTCGCCGACCGGATCGCGGTACTGCACCAGGGCCGCATCATCGCCAACGGCACGCTCGCCGAACTCAAGCAGCTTCTCCCGCCGGCCAAGGTCGAGTACGTCGAGAAGCAGCCGTCCCTCGAAGACATCTTCCTCGCGCTGGTGGGGAACGACCGCAAGGAGGTCCAGTCATGA
- the thiE gene encoding thiamine phosphate synthase → MIEHTADAGLRDRLADAHLYLCTDAREKQGDLEQFLDAALGGGVDIVQLRQKDLEAADELAALEVFADACKRHGKLLAVNDRADIAFAAGADILHLGQRDLPVRAARAITGMEPVIGRSTHTFSQVNAAVDEHGSDYFCVGPTWATPTKPGRAAAGLELVSYAASRQSAKPWFAIGGIDLERLDEVVEAGATRVVVVRAITDADDPAEAAGEFSRRLRSAG, encoded by the coding sequence GTGATTGAGCACACCGCAGACGCCGGGCTGCGTGACCGGCTGGCCGACGCCCACCTCTATCTCTGCACGGATGCGCGGGAGAAGCAGGGCGACCTCGAGCAGTTCCTGGACGCAGCCCTGGGTGGTGGCGTCGACATCGTGCAGCTGCGGCAGAAGGACTTGGAGGCTGCCGATGAGTTGGCCGCCCTGGAGGTCTTTGCCGACGCCTGCAAGCGGCACGGCAAGCTGCTCGCCGTCAACGATCGCGCCGACATCGCCTTCGCCGCGGGAGCCGACATCCTGCACCTCGGCCAGCGGGACCTGCCGGTCCGGGCAGCGCGGGCCATCACCGGGATGGAGCCGGTGATAGGCCGCTCCACTCACACCTTCAGCCAGGTGAACGCCGCTGTCGATGAGCACGGCTCGGACTACTTCTGCGTCGGCCCGACCTGGGCAACCCCGACCAAGCCCGGCCGTGCCGCCGCCGGGCTCGAACTGGTCTCGTACGCCGCCAGTCGCCAGTCCGCCAAGCCATGGTTCGCCATCGGCGGGATCGACCTGGAACGGCTCGACGAGGTCGTCGAGGCCGGGGCGACGCGCGTGGTTGTAGTACGGGCGATCACGGACGCTGATGACCCGGCCGAGGCGGCAGGGGAGTTCAGTCGGCGGCTCCGGAGTGCCGGATGA
- a CDS encoding alpha/beta fold hydrolase → MSLVHRELSVNGLTMHVAEQGEGPLVLLLHGFPDSWYAWRHVIQPLADAGYRVVAPDQRGYGGTDAPPEITDYSILHLVGDVVALIHALGEESAVVVGHDWGAPVAWHTALLRPDLVRGVAGLSVPPTQRGAVPTLTSVRENFGPDFYQIYFQEPGIADAELNADLPQSFRRVMAGLSSVNTGGGFLAGTRDVDQLPSWLTEDDIDEYARQYKRNGFTGPLNWYRNMDRNWALTAAWQGAQITPPALFITGGDDVVRTFYPPDFIEQLPQIVPDLRGVLDLPGCGHWIPEERPAEVTEALLTFLADLHGQPFSEVPAP, encoded by the coding sequence TTGAGCCTCGTTCACCGCGAGTTGAGCGTCAACGGTCTGACCATGCACGTCGCCGAGCAGGGTGAAGGACCTTTGGTCCTGCTGCTGCACGGGTTCCCCGACAGTTGGTACGCCTGGCGGCACGTGATCCAGCCGCTGGCCGACGCTGGCTACCGGGTCGTCGCACCGGACCAGCGCGGCTACGGCGGTACCGACGCTCCGCCTGAAATCACCGACTACTCCATCCTTCACCTGGTCGGTGACGTCGTCGCGCTGATCCACGCGCTCGGCGAGGAGAGCGCCGTGGTCGTCGGCCACGACTGGGGTGCCCCGGTCGCCTGGCACACGGCGTTACTACGGCCGGATCTCGTACGTGGCGTCGCGGGGTTGTCCGTACCTCCGACGCAGCGTGGAGCGGTACCGACTCTCACATCTGTCCGTGAAAACTTCGGCCCGGACTTCTACCAGATCTACTTCCAGGAACCCGGTATCGCCGACGCCGAACTCAACGCGGATCTCCCCCAGAGCTTCCGCCGCGTGATGGCCGGCCTGAGCTCGGTGAACACCGGCGGCGGCTTCCTCGCGGGCACCCGCGACGTCGACCAGCTTCCGTCCTGGCTGACCGAGGACGACATCGACGAGTACGCCAGGCAGTACAAGCGAAACGGGTTCACCGGCCCGCTGAACTGGTACCGCAACATGGACCGCAACTGGGCGCTCACCGCAGCTTGGCAAGGCGCGCAGATCACCCCGCCGGCCCTCTTCATCACCGGCGGGGACGACGTGGTCCGTACCTTCTACCCGCCGGACTTCATCGAGCAACTCCCCCAGATCGTCCCCGACCTCCGCGGCGTACTAGACCTACCAGGCTGTGGCCACTGGATCCCCGAGGAACGCCCGGCCGAGGTAACCGAAGCGCTCCTGACCTTCCTCGCCGACCTCCACGGTCAGCCGTTCTCCGAGGTACCGGCACCCTGA